A portion of the Anaerohalosphaeraceae bacterium genome contains these proteins:
- the cas5c gene encoding type I-C CRISPR-associated protein Cas5c encodes MSFGVKLRVWGKYACFTRPEMKVERVSYDVITPSAARGILEAIYWKPAIRWVVDRIHVLKPIRFLNIRRNELAGKIPLKNVKTAMKDGRSPLEVFIENDRQQRAAMILRDVDYVIEAHFEYTGKEDTDDGKHLDMFNRRARKGQCFMQPYLGCREFPASFRLLENEEPIPASHLRGRQDLGFMLHDIDFAEEMTPHFFRAEMMDGVIEIPPFQRKEGTV; translated from the coding sequence ATGAGTTTCGGCGTAAAACTGCGGGTCTGGGGGAAATATGCCTGCTTTACCCGTCCGGAAATGAAGGTGGAGCGGGTCAGTTATGATGTGATAACGCCGTCGGCGGCAAGAGGGATTTTGGAGGCCATTTACTGGAAGCCCGCTATTCGGTGGGTTGTTGATCGGATTCATGTTCTAAAGCCGATTCGCTTTCTGAACATTCGGCGCAACGAACTGGCCGGCAAAATTCCTCTCAAGAATGTTAAGACTGCTATGAAGGACGGTCGGTCTCCTTTGGAGGTCTTTATAGAAAATGATCGTCAGCAGCGGGCTGCCATGATTTTGCGAGATGTGGATTATGTGATAGAGGCGCATTTTGAATACACCGGAAAAGAAGATACGGATGACGGAAAACATCTGGATATGTTTAACCGTCGTGCAAGGAAAGGCCAGTGTTTTATGCAGCCCTATCTGGGATGCCGTGAATTTCCTGCATCTTTCCGGCTGCTGGAGAATGAAGAGCCGATTCCGGCATCTCATCTGCGGGGCAGGCAGGATTTGGGGTTTATGCTGCATGATATCGATTTTGCGGAAGAGATGACGCCGCATTTTTTCAGGGCGGAAATGATGGACGGAGTGATTGAAATCCCGCCGTTTCAGAGAAAGGAGGGCACAGTATGA